The proteins below come from a single Stutzerimonas stutzeri RCH2 genomic window:
- a CDS encoding 1,6-dihydroxycyclohexa-2,4-diene-1-carboxylate dehydrogenase, translating to MNKRFQNKVAVITGAAQGIGRRVAERMGEEGGRLLLVDRSELVHELADELGAKGVEVLTMTADLEQFADCHSVMDAAKARFGRVDILVNNVGGTIWAKPFEHYQEHEIEAEVRRSLFPTLWCCHAALPHMLEQGAGAIVNVSSIATRSLNRVPYGAAKGGVNALTACLAFENAQRGVRVNATAPGGTEAPPRRIPRNAAEQSEQEKIWYQQIVDQTVDSSLMKRYGTIDEQAGAILFLASDDASYITGVTLPVGGGDLG from the coding sequence ATGAACAAACGTTTCCAGAACAAAGTCGCGGTGATCACCGGTGCCGCACAGGGCATCGGCCGTCGCGTCGCCGAGCGCATGGGCGAAGAGGGTGGTCGCCTGCTGCTGGTCGACCGTTCCGAACTGGTCCATGAACTGGCCGATGAGCTCGGCGCCAAGGGCGTCGAAGTCCTGACCATGACCGCCGATCTCGAGCAGTTCGCCGACTGTCACAGCGTCATGGACGCCGCCAAGGCGCGCTTCGGGCGCGTTGACATCCTCGTCAACAACGTCGGCGGCACCATCTGGGCCAAGCCGTTCGAGCATTACCAGGAGCACGAGATCGAGGCCGAAGTGCGTCGCTCGCTGTTCCCGACGCTGTGGTGCTGCCACGCCGCGCTGCCGCACATGCTGGAGCAGGGCGCTGGTGCCATCGTCAACGTCTCGTCGATCGCGACCCGCAGCTTGAACCGCGTGCCTTACGGCGCGGCCAAGGGTGGTGTCAATGCATTGACCGCCTGCCTGGCGTTCGAAAATGCCCAGCGTGGCGTTCGCGTCAACGCCACCGCGCCGGGCGGCACCGAGGCGCCGCCACGCCGCATTCCGCGCAACGCCGCCGAGCAGAGCGAGCAGGAGAAGATCTGGTACCAGCAGATCGTCGATCAGACCGTCGATTCATCATTGATGAAGCGCTACGGAACCATCGACGAGCAAGCCGGCGCCATTCTCTTCCTGGCCTCTGATGATGCGTCCTATATCACCGGGGTGACATTGCCGGTGGGAGGCGGTGACCTCGGCTGA
- a CDS encoding benzoate/H(+) symporter BenE family transporter, translating into MKALLKDFSLSAVVAGFIATVISYAGPLVIIFQAAKAGNMPHDILSSWVWTISIGSGVLGILLSLRYKVPIIIAWSAPGSALLVTMLPDITLNEAIGAYIVTSVVVLLVGLSGAFDRIINRLPSAIAAGMLAGILFRFGTGLFVSIKEQPWLVLAMFCTYLIFKRAMPRYAVLAVLVVGVTITIASGELRSEALVIGLATPVWINPEFSWQVMLNIAFPLIMVALTGQFVPGMAVLRNAGYSTPASPLISSSALGSLLLAPFGCHGLNLAAITAAICTGREAHENPAKRYVAGVSGGVFYLLLGIFGATLVSIFTAFPAALIAALAGLALLAAIGGALSAAMAVPDDREAALITFLVTASGMSFLGLSAAFWGLIFGIAAHLLLRLHPAWATAAKRQQTAR; encoded by the coding sequence ATGAAAGCTCTGCTCAAAGACTTCTCGCTCTCCGCCGTGGTCGCCGGTTTTATCGCGACCGTGATTTCCTATGCCGGCCCGCTGGTGATCATTTTTCAGGCGGCCAAAGCCGGCAACATGCCGCACGACATACTGTCTTCCTGGGTCTGGACGATCTCTATCGGCAGTGGTGTGCTCGGCATCCTGCTCAGCCTTCGCTACAAAGTGCCGATCATCATCGCCTGGTCCGCGCCGGGTTCGGCATTGCTGGTGACCATGTTGCCCGACATCACCCTGAACGAGGCCATCGGCGCCTATATCGTCACGAGCGTGGTGGTGCTGCTGGTCGGCCTTTCCGGTGCGTTCGATCGCATCATCAATCGTCTGCCGTCCGCCATTGCTGCAGGGATGCTCGCGGGCATCCTGTTCCGCTTCGGTACCGGGCTTTTCGTCTCCATCAAGGAGCAGCCCTGGCTGGTGCTGGCGATGTTCTGTACTTATCTGATCTTCAAGCGCGCCATGCCGCGTTACGCGGTGCTCGCGGTGTTGGTGGTCGGTGTGACGATCACGATCGCATCAGGGGAGCTGCGCAGCGAAGCCCTGGTGATCGGACTGGCAACGCCGGTCTGGATCAACCCTGAATTCAGCTGGCAGGTCATGTTGAATATCGCCTTCCCTCTGATCATGGTGGCGCTGACCGGACAGTTCGTTCCCGGCATGGCGGTACTGCGCAACGCGGGCTACAGCACGCCAGCCAGCCCGTTGATCAGCAGTAGTGCCTTGGGCTCGCTATTGCTGGCGCCGTTCGGCTGTCACGGCCTGAATCTAGCTGCAATCACCGCGGCGATCTGCACCGGTCGAGAAGCACACGAGAACCCGGCGAAACGCTACGTGGCCGGCGTATCCGGCGGCGTCTTCTATCTATTGCTGGGCATATTTGGCGCGACGCTGGTTTCCATCTTCACTGCCTTCCCCGCGGCCCTGATTGCTGCCCTGGCCGGTCTAGCACTGCTTGCGGCCATTGGCGGCGCGTTGAGCGCTGCGATGGCCGTGCCCGATGACCGTGAGGCAGCGCTGATTACATTCCTGGTTACCGCGTCAGGCATGTCGTTCCTTGGCCTGTCTGCTGCGTTCTGGGGGCTGATCTTCGGCATCGCTGCCCATCTTCTACTGCGCTTGCATCCGGCCTGGGCAACAGCGGCGAAGAGGCAACAGACGGCACGCTGA
- a CDS encoding muconate cycloisomerase family protein, protein MSPILIESIQAIVVDLPTIRPHKLAMHTMQQQTLVVIRVKCSDGIEGIGESTTIGGLAYGNESPESIKQNIDSHLGPLLVGQDAANINAAMLRLDKAAKGNTFAKSGLESALLDAQGKRLALPVSELLGGRVRDSLEVAWTLASGNTTKDIEEAEHMLDIRRHRIFKLKIGAGEVNADLKHVIAIKQALGERASVRVDVNQAWDESVALRACRILGDNGIDLIEQPISRINRGGQVRLNQRSPAPIMADESIESVEDAFSLAADGAASIFALKIAKNGGPRAVLRTAQIAEAAGIALYGGTMLEGAIGTLASAHAFVTINKLTWATELFGPLLLTEEIVTEAPVYRDFQLEVPRTPGLGLTLDEERLAFFARK, encoded by the coding sequence ATGAGCCCCATCCTGATTGAAAGCATCCAGGCGATCGTCGTCGACCTGCCGACCATCCGCCCGCACAAGCTGGCCATGCACACCATGCAGCAGCAGACGCTGGTGGTGATCCGCGTGAAGTGCAGCGACGGCATCGAAGGCATCGGCGAGTCCACCACCATTGGCGGGTTGGCCTACGGCAACGAAAGCCCGGAAAGCATCAAGCAGAACATCGACAGTCATCTCGGCCCGCTGCTGGTGGGTCAGGATGCGGCGAATATCAACGCAGCCATGCTGCGTCTGGACAAGGCGGCGAAGGGCAACACCTTCGCCAAGTCCGGCCTCGAAAGCGCGCTGCTGGACGCCCAGGGCAAGCGCCTGGCGCTGCCGGTCAGCGAGCTGCTCGGCGGTCGCGTTCGCGACAGCCTGGAAGTGGCCTGGACCCTGGCCAGTGGCAACACCACCAAGGACATCGAGGAAGCCGAGCACATGCTCGACATCCGCCGCCACCGCATCTTCAAGCTGAAGATCGGTGCGGGCGAAGTGAACGCCGACCTCAAGCACGTCATCGCCATCAAGCAGGCCCTCGGCGAGCGCGCCAGCGTGCGCGTCGACGTCAACCAAGCCTGGGACGAATCGGTAGCGCTGCGCGCCTGCCGCATTCTCGGCGACAACGGTATCGACCTGATCGAACAGCCCATCTCGCGGATCAACCGTGGCGGCCAGGTTCGTCTGAACCAGCGCAGCCCGGCACCGATCATGGCCGATGAGTCGATCGAGAGCGTCGAGGACGCCTTCAGCCTGGCCGCCGATGGTGCCGCCAGCATCTTCGCCCTGAAGATCGCCAAGAACGGTGGCCCGCGCGCCGTGCTGCGCACCGCGCAGATCGCCGAGGCGGCGGGCATCGCACTCTACGGCGGCACCATGCTCGAGGGCGCCATCGGCACCCTGGCGTCGGCGCATGCCTTCGTCACGATCAACAAGCTCACCTGGGCCACCGAGCTGTTCGGCCCGCTGCTGCTCACCGAAGAAATCGTCACCGAGGCGCCGGTCTACCGCGACTTCCAGCTGGAAGTACCGCGCACGCCGGGCCTGGGCCTGACCCTGGATGAAGAGCGCCTGGCGTTCTTCGCTCGCAAGTAA
- the catC gene encoding muconolactone Delta-isomerase → MLFHVKMIVKLPVDMDPAKAAKLKADEKELAQGLMREGKWRHLWRIAGQYANYSVFDVASVQELHDTLMQLPLFPYMEIEVNALCRHPSSIRDDDR, encoded by the coding sequence ATGCTGTTCCACGTAAAGATGATCGTAAAACTGCCGGTCGACATGGACCCGGCAAAGGCCGCCAAGCTCAAGGCCGACGAGAAGGAACTCGCTCAAGGCCTGATGCGCGAGGGCAAGTGGCGCCACCTGTGGCGCATCGCCGGCCAGTACGCCAACTACAGCGTGTTCGATGTGGCCAGCGTGCAGGAACTGCACGACACCCTGATGCAACTGCCGCTTTTCCCCTACATGGAGATCGAGGTCAACGCCCTTTGCCGGCACCCCTCGTCGATCCGCGACGACGACCGCTGA
- the benC gene encoding benzoate 1,2-dioxygenase electron transfer component BenC, whose product MSHKIALNFEDGVTRFIDAKIGETVADAAYRQGINIPLDCRDGACGACKCFAEAGQYDLGEEYIEDALSEDEAAQGYVLTCQMRAESDCVVRVPASSDVCKTAQASYEATISNVRQLSQSTIALSIKGEALTQLAFLPGQYVNLQVPGTDQTRAYSFSSLQRDGEVSFLIRNVPGGLMSSFLSGMAKAGDSLTLAGPLGSFYLREIKRPLLLLAGGTGLAPFTAMLEKIAEQGSEHPLHLIYGVSNDFDLVEMDRLADFAARIPNFTYSACVSSTDSQYPQKGYVTQHIEPKHLNEGEVDIYLCGPPPMVESVNQFIREQGLQPANFYYEKFAASA is encoded by the coding sequence ATGAGCCACAAGATCGCACTGAATTTCGAAGACGGGGTCACCCGCTTCATCGACGCCAAGATCGGCGAAACCGTAGCCGATGCAGCCTATCGTCAGGGCATCAACATTCCCCTCGATTGCCGCGACGGTGCCTGCGGCGCCTGTAAATGCTTCGCCGAAGCCGGTCAGTACGACCTTGGCGAGGAATACATCGAAGACGCGCTGAGCGAAGACGAAGCCGCCCAGGGCTACGTGCTGACCTGCCAGATGCGCGCCGAGAGCGACTGCGTGGTTCGCGTGCCGGCCTCGTCGGACGTCTGCAAGACCGCCCAGGCCAGCTACGAGGCGACCATCAGCAACGTCCGCCAGCTGTCGCAAAGCACCATCGCCCTGTCGATCAAGGGCGAAGCCCTGACCCAGCTGGCCTTCCTGCCGGGGCAGTACGTCAATCTGCAGGTGCCGGGGACCGACCAGACCCGCGCCTATTCCTTCAGTTCGCTGCAGAGGGACGGTGAGGTCAGCTTCCTGATCCGCAATGTCCCGGGCGGGTTGATGAGCAGCTTCCTCAGCGGCATGGCCAAGGCCGGCGACAGCCTGACCCTGGCAGGTCCGCTGGGCAGCTTCTACCTGCGTGAGATCAAGCGTCCGCTGTTGCTGCTGGCTGGCGGTACCGGTCTGGCGCCGTTCACCGCGATGCTGGAGAAGATCGCCGAGCAGGGTAGCGAGCATCCGCTGCACCTGATCTATGGCGTGTCCAACGACTTTGATCTGGTGGAGATGGATCGCCTCGCCGACTTCGCCGCACGCATCCCGAACTTCACCTACAGCGCCTGCGTGTCGAGCACCGACAGTCAGTACCCGCAGAAGGGCTATGTCACCCAGCACATCGAGCCCAAGCACCTCAACGAAGGCGAAGTGGACATCTACCTGTGCGGCCCGCCGCCCATGGTCGAGTCGGTCAACCAGTTCATTCGTGAGCAGGGCTTGCAGCCGGCCAATTTCTACTACGAGAAGTTCGCCGCCAGCGCCTGA
- the catA gene encoding catechol 1,2-dioxygenase produces the protein MTVKISQTSDVQNFFKEASGFGNDAGSSRMKTVINRILVDTAKIVEDLEITQDEFWKAVDYLNRLGGRHEAGLLVAGLGLEHFLDLLEDAKDEQQGLTGGTPRTIEGPLYVAGAPISQAETRMDDGSELDVATVMFLQGQVTGPDGKPVANAVVDLWHANTKGNYSYFDKSQSEYNLRRRIVTDENGNYRARSIVPSGYGCSLDGPTQEVLDHLGRHGRRPAHIHFFISAPGHRHLTTQINLAGDEYLWDDFAYATRDGLVGDIRFVEDAEAARARGIEGSRFAELTFDFQLQAAPAPEAEQRSARPRALQNA, from the coding sequence ATGACTGTAAAAATCTCCCAAACCAGCGACGTTCAGAACTTCTTCAAGGAAGCCAGCGGCTTCGGCAACGACGCCGGCAGCAGCCGCATGAAGACCGTGATCAACCGCATCTTGGTCGACACTGCGAAAATCGTCGAAGACCTGGAAATCACCCAGGACGAATTCTGGAAGGCCGTGGACTATCTCAACCGCCTGGGCGGTCGCCACGAAGCCGGTCTGCTGGTTGCCGGCCTGGGCCTGGAGCACTTCCTCGACCTGCTGGAAGACGCCAAGGACGAGCAGCAGGGCCTCACCGGCGGCACCCCGCGCACCATCGAGGGCCCGCTGTACGTCGCCGGCGCCCCGATTAGCCAAGCTGAAACGCGCATGGACGACGGCAGCGAGCTGGACGTCGCCACCGTGATGTTCCTGCAGGGCCAGGTCACCGGTCCGGACGGCAAGCCTGTCGCCAACGCTGTGGTCGACCTGTGGCACGCCAACACCAAGGGCAACTACTCCTACTTCGACAAGAGCCAGTCGGAATACAACCTGCGTCGCCGCATCGTCACCGACGAGAACGGCAACTACCGCGCGCGCAGCATCGTGCCGTCCGGCTACGGTTGCTCGCTCGACGGCCCGACCCAGGAAGTACTGGATCATCTTGGTCGTCACGGCCGCCGTCCGGCGCACATCCACTTCTTTATCTCGGCACCGGGTCACCGTCACCTGACCACCCAGATCAACCTGGCTGGCGACGAGTACCTCTGGGACGACTTCGCCTACGCCACCCGCGACGGCCTGGTCGGTGACATCCGCTTCGTCGAAGACGCCGAAGCCGCCCGCGCCCGTGGTATCGAAGGCAGCCGCTTCGCCGAACTGACCTTCGACTTCCAGCTGCAGGCTGCTCCGGCGCCGGAAGCCGAACAGCGCAGCGCCCGCCCGCGCGCTCTGCAGAACGCCTGA
- a CDS encoding MFS transporter, translated as MRKVDVHEVIDNARFNGFHWLVVCLCALLLIFDGYDLFIYGVVLPVIMKEWGLTPLEAGALGSYALFGMMFGALVFGTLADRIGRKMGIAICFVLFSSATVLNGFASTPTEFGVFRFLAGLGCGGLMPNVVALMNEYAPKKLRSTLVAVMFSGYSLGGMLSAGLGIYMLPRFGWEAMFFAAAVPLLLLPVIIWYLPESVGFLVRQGRTEQARALLNKVDPTRQLGANDELVMSDIKGKSASVLELFRDGRGVRTVSIWVAFFCCLLMVYALGSWLPKLMANAGYSLGSSLSFLLALNFGGMAGAILGGWLGDRFNLSKVVVVFFAISVVSISLLGFKTPMPVLYTLIFIAGATVIGTQILLYATAAQFYGLSIRSTGLGWASGIGRNGAIVGPLLGGALLGINLPLQLNFMAFAVPGIIAALAMSVFAISSKRSTVAAPVVISAAKA; from the coding sequence ATGCGAAAAGTAGACGTACACGAGGTCATCGATAACGCCCGCTTCAACGGGTTTCACTGGCTGGTCGTGTGCCTGTGCGCACTGCTGTTGATCTTCGACGGCTACGATCTGTTCATCTACGGCGTGGTTCTGCCGGTGATCATGAAAGAGTGGGGCCTGACCCCGCTGGAAGCCGGTGCTCTGGGCAGTTACGCGCTGTTCGGCATGATGTTCGGCGCCTTGGTATTCGGCACCCTGGCCGACCGCATCGGCCGCAAGATGGGTATCGCCATCTGCTTCGTGCTGTTCAGCTCGGCCACCGTGCTCAACGGCTTCGCCAGCACCCCAACCGAATTCGGCGTCTTCCGCTTCCTCGCCGGACTCGGCTGCGGCGGGCTGATGCCCAACGTCGTTGCGCTGATGAACGAGTACGCGCCGAAGAAACTGCGCAGCACCCTAGTCGCGGTCATGTTCAGCGGTTATTCGCTGGGCGGCATGTTGTCGGCCGGCCTAGGTATCTACATGCTGCCGCGTTTCGGCTGGGAAGCGATGTTCTTCGCTGCCGCCGTGCCGCTGCTGCTGTTGCCGGTGATCATCTGGTATCTGCCGGAGTCGGTCGGTTTTCTGGTTCGTCAGGGTCGTACCGAACAGGCCCGCGCGCTGCTCAACAAGGTTGATCCGACCCGCCAGCTCGGCGCCAACGACGAACTGGTGATGAGCGACATCAAGGGCAAGAGCGCGTCGGTACTCGAGCTGTTCCGCGACGGTCGTGGCGTGCGCACCGTGTCGATCTGGGTGGCGTTCTTCTGCTGCCTGCTGATGGTCTACGCGCTGGGTTCCTGGCTGCCGAAGCTGATGGCCAACGCCGGCTACAGCCTGGGTTCGAGCCTGTCCTTCCTGCTGGCACTGAACTTCGGCGGCATGGCCGGGGCGATTCTCGGCGGCTGGCTGGGTGACCGCTTCAACCTGTCCAAGGTGGTGGTGGTGTTCTTCGCTATCTCCGTGGTCTCGATCAGCCTGCTGGGTTTCAAGACGCCGATGCCGGTGCTCTACACCCTGATCTTTATCGCTGGTGCCACCGTGATCGGCACCCAGATCCTGCTCTACGCAACCGCCGCACAGTTCTACGGCTTGTCGATCCGCTCCACCGGTCTGGGCTGGGCTTCGGGCATCGGCCGCAACGGTGCCATCGTCGGCCCGCTGCTCGGTGGTGCACTGCTCGGGATCAACCTGCCGCTGCAACTGAACTTCATGGCCTTCGCCGTACCGGGAATCATCGCGGCGCTGGCCATGAGCGTATTCGCCATCTCCAGCAAGCGCAGCACCGTTGCGGCACCGGTGGTGATTTCGGCTGCCAAGGCCTGA
- the benB gene encoding benzoate 1,2-dioxygenase small subunit encodes MAISYEAVRDFLYREARYLDDKDWDSWLELYASDASFWMPAWDDNDELVENPQTEISLIWYGNRGGLEDRVFRIRTERSSATIPDTRTSHNITNLEIVEQGEGFCKVRFNWHTMSFRYKTVDHFYGTSFYTLDTRGESPLIKAKKVVLKNDYVRQVIDVYHI; translated from the coding sequence ATGGCCATTTCCTACGAAGCGGTACGTGACTTCCTCTATCGCGAAGCGCGCTACCTGGACGACAAGGACTGGGACAGCTGGCTCGAGCTCTACGCATCGGACGCCTCCTTCTGGATGCCGGCCTGGGATGACAACGACGAGCTGGTGGAAAACCCGCAGACCGAAATCTCCCTGATCTGGTACGGCAACCGCGGCGGCCTGGAGGATCGCGTGTTCCGCATCCGCACCGAGCGCTCCAGTGCGACGATCCCGGATACCCGTACCTCGCACAACATCACCAACCTGGAAATCGTCGAGCAGGGTGAAGGCTTCTGCAAGGTGCGCTTCAACTGGCACACCATGAGCTTCCGCTACAAGACCGTCGACCACTTCTACGGCACCAGCTTCTACACCCTCGATACGCGCGGTGAGAGCCCGCTGATCAAGGCCAAGAAGGTCGTGCTGAAGAACGACTACGTGCGCCAGGTGATAGACGTTTACCACATCTGA
- a CDS encoding OprD family porin — protein MQKPMISRLALTIAAASAFPAVQAAEGGFIDDSTATLQARNYYFSRDFSDIVGKSQQSKAEEWGQGFILNFKSGYTQGTVGVGIDAIGLLGLKLDSSRDRVGTGLLPVGDDGRAADDYSRLGAALKVRLSNTELKIGELQPNLPVLTFSDIRLLPPTYQGASIVSNEIDGLTLQGGHLRSTSLRNEAGDDRMRAMLGRTPQTGLSDAFNYAGGDYAFNAKRTSLSAWYAQLEDIYNQRFIGLKHSEPLGSWTLGANLGFYDSQEDGSKLAGTIDNQAFYSLLSAKRGGHTFYVGYQAIYGDNAFPRVFANVTPLGNEVPTYEFAEKDERSWQARYDYDFAAVGVPGLVATVRYITSDNVDTDNGFEGNARERDLDLGYTVQSGPLKNVGVRIRNVAARSNYRSDIDENRLILSYTLTLF, from the coding sequence ATGCAAAAACCTATGATCTCCCGACTCGCCTTGACCATTGCAGCGGCTTCCGCCTTTCCAGCTGTGCAGGCTGCCGAAGGTGGCTTCATCGATGACTCCACCGCCACGTTGCAAGCACGTAATTATTACTTCAGCCGGGACTTCTCCGACATCGTAGGCAAAAGTCAGCAATCGAAGGCAGAGGAGTGGGGGCAGGGCTTCATACTTAACTTCAAGTCCGGCTATACCCAGGGGACGGTCGGTGTGGGCATCGATGCAATCGGGCTGCTCGGACTGAAGCTGGACAGTAGCCGCGATAGAGTGGGGACCGGGCTTTTGCCCGTCGGCGACGATGGCCGCGCAGCGGACGACTACAGCCGACTGGGCGCTGCGCTCAAGGTGAGACTGTCCAATACCGAGCTGAAGATTGGCGAACTGCAGCCGAATCTCCCGGTCCTGACCTTCAGCGACATTCGCCTCTTACCCCCTACCTATCAGGGCGCAAGTATCGTTTCCAACGAGATCGACGGCCTGACTTTGCAGGGAGGCCATCTGCGTTCGACCAGCCTGCGCAACGAAGCGGGGGATGACCGGATGCGGGCCATGCTGGGGCGTACGCCGCAGACTGGGCTGAGCGATGCCTTCAACTATGCTGGGGGCGACTATGCGTTCAATGCCAAGCGAACCTCGCTGAGTGCCTGGTACGCGCAATTGGAAGACATCTATAACCAGCGCTTCATTGGTCTAAAGCATAGCGAGCCGTTGGGCAGCTGGACGCTTGGCGCCAACCTTGGCTTCTATGACTCGCAGGAAGATGGCAGCAAGCTCGCCGGTACCATCGACAACCAGGCTTTCTATTCGCTGTTGTCAGCCAAGCGGGGCGGCCACACGTTTTATGTCGGTTATCAGGCGATTTACGGCGACAACGCGTTTCCTCGGGTCTTCGCCAACGTAACGCCGCTGGGTAACGAGGTGCCGACTTATGAGTTCGCCGAAAAAGATGAGCGCTCTTGGCAGGCACGCTACGACTATGACTTCGCCGCTGTCGGCGTTCCTGGCCTGGTCGCAACGGTGCGCTACATCACCAGCGATAACGTCGATACGGATAATGGTTTCGAAGGCAATGCACGCGAGCGCGATCTGGACCTCGGTTATACCGTTCAAAGCGGTCCGTTGAAGAACGTAGGTGTTCGTATCCGCAATGTAGCGGCACGCTCCAATTATCGCAGTGACATTGATGAGAACCGTCTGATCCTGAGCTATACGCTGACGTTGTTCTAA
- the benA gene encoding benzoate 1,2-dioxygenase large subunit, with protein MSLGIDYLDSLLEEDKEKGIFRCKREIFTAPELFELEMKHIFEGNWIYLAHESQIPEKNDYYTTTMGRQPIFIARNKDGVLNAFINACSHRGATLCRYKRGNKATYTCPFHGWTFNNSGKLLKVKDPKEAGYPESFDCDGSHDLKKVARFESYRGFLFGSLNPDVSSLEDFLGESRKIIDMIVDQSPEGLEVLRGSSTYVFDGNWKLQAENGADGYHVTAVHWNYAATQQQRKLKDAGDDIRAMSAGGWGKKGGGFYSFENGHMLLWTRWDNPEDRPLFSQRDRLVEEFGEARADWMIGHSRNLCLYPNLYLMDQFGSQLRIARPISVDKTEVTIYCIAPKGESAEARARRIRQYEDFFNVSGMATPDDLEEFRACQEGFQGRSLQWNDMSRGAAHWIEGADESAQQIDLHPLLSGVRTEDEGLYVVQHGYWRDQMVKAVKKEQDQLIHVEGA; from the coding sequence ATGTCCCTGGGAATCGACTACCTTGATTCGCTGCTTGAAGAAGACAAAGAGAAAGGCATCTTTCGCTGCAAGCGTGAGATTTTCACCGCGCCGGAGCTTTTCGAGCTCGAGATGAAGCACATCTTCGAGGGCAACTGGATCTACCTTGCCCACGAGAGCCAGATTCCCGAGAAGAACGACTACTACACCACCACCATGGGGCGGCAGCCGATCTTCATCGCCCGCAACAAGGATGGGGTCCTCAACGCCTTCATCAACGCCTGCAGCCATCGCGGCGCAACGCTCTGCCGTTACAAGCGCGGCAACAAGGCGACCTATACCTGCCCGTTCCATGGCTGGACCTTCAACAACTCGGGCAAGCTGCTCAAGGTGAAGGACCCCAAGGAAGCCGGCTACCCGGAGAGCTTCGACTGCGACGGCTCGCATGACCTGAAGAAGGTCGCGCGCTTCGAGTCCTACCGCGGATTCCTGTTCGGCAGCCTCAATCCCGACGTTTCCTCGCTGGAAGATTTCCTCGGCGAGTCGCGCAAGATCATCGACATGATCGTCGACCAGTCGCCAGAAGGCCTGGAAGTGCTGCGTGGCTCCTCCACCTACGTCTTCGACGGCAACTGGAAGCTGCAGGCCGAAAACGGCGCCGACGGCTACCACGTGACCGCCGTGCACTGGAACTACGCCGCGACCCAGCAGCAGCGCAAGCTGAAAGACGCCGGCGACGACATTCGCGCCATGAGCGCCGGCGGCTGGGGCAAGAAGGGCGGTGGTTTCTACTCCTTCGAGAACGGCCACATGCTGCTCTGGACCCGCTGGGACAACCCGGAAGACCGTCCGCTGTTCTCGCAGCGTGATCGTCTGGTCGAAGAGTTCGGCGAGGCCCGTGCCGACTGGATGATCGGCCACTCGCGCAACCTGTGCCTGTATCCGAACCTGTACCTGATGGACCAGTTCGGCTCGCAGCTGCGTATCGCCCGTCCGATCTCCGTCGACAAGACCGAAGTCACCATCTACTGCATCGCACCGAAGGGCGAGAGCGCCGAGGCCCGCGCCCGTCGCATCCGTCAGTACGAAGACTTCTTCAACGTCTCGGGCATGGCCACGCCGGATGATCTGGAAGAGTTCCGTGCCTGTCAGGAAGGCTTCCAGGGCCGTTCGCTGCAGTGGAACGATATGTCCCGCGGCGCTGCTCACTGGATCGAAGGGGCCGACGAAAGCGCCCAGCAGATCGACCTGCATCCGCTGCTCAGCGGCGTGCGCACCGAAGACGAAGGTCTGTACGTGGTGCAGCACGGCTACTGGCGTGACCAGATGGTCAAGGCCGTGAAGAAAGAGCAGGACCAACTGATCCACGTGGAGGGCGCGTAA